AAAGGTCCAACGTGGGTTCCTCTAGATGGTCCTCTATCAaatctcatacataatttttactatatcgaacatatttaataaaaaaaatcaattttaaaaaaattaacattctttcatttaaaaatcaaattgagaCCTAAGTAAatcaaaaacacatttaaaaagaaTGAAGTTATAAGACAACAACACTTGACACTCACATTAGCACGTGAACACAAAATAtgttgcaaaaaaaaattaaaaataattaaaaatttaaaaattagaaaaaaaactaacaacTGAAATGTGACATGTCTTTAATGTTGTTGGAaattaattgaaacaaaataaaaaacagaccTACTTAATGTTTTCAACCAAAATTGAGACCAAATGACTAATTAAacctaaatcaaattttaagagACTTATACACAaggtaaaaaaaacaaaaatacaataaaaggaAATTGTTTTCTAGagaattctaaaaaattaaaaataaaacaattaaataaataaataaattatcggTTCATTCCCAATTGAATTCTTCATCCATTTcctaaataaaatcaatttatcaaACTAGTATTAATCAATTAAGTATCTTATACGTTTTCAAGTATCTATGATTAAGATTTTTATTCCTTTAACTCTTGACTTAAACAAATAAGTgacacttaaaatttaaaaaaaaaacaataagaaaataaaaaacaagctaaaaaaaattcaaaatagtgATATGTAATTACTTTTGAAGTGACATTAAtgccaaaaaaattcaaaatactgTCATTATAATTAACTCGCAACTAAATacaataatgaaaagaaatatcatattatttgttttaagtggttattcaaaattaaaatattactcaATTACTTAATCCCTCCTTTTATATTCGAAGGTATAATACTATTTTTGGGTTCATTAGAACACATTTATTAGGAAACAGATGAATTTGGCCCTTTGCAGCATCCTAAATGGCCTTTCATTTAATTTCCTACAAAGCCTTCTTTGATATCCATCTACTGTACATGTCAAAACATTCTCCGGATTTGTCAATCGGAGCTCTGTGGCCCGCACCCTGAAATTATtggagttaaaaataataaaacaaaacactggaaaattatatatatatatatatatatatatatatatatatatatatatatatatatcatttcaagtgcaaaaaatatttttttaacatacttaatttttttaaatttatttaacattattttttcttactttttactttttttttaaaaaaaaatattaaattttttatttttatgattattttatctttatattctatgtcaaataaatataaaaaagtgtatTACAGTatcattacttttattaaaattgtagataatatgtatatatgaaTGACAGATGAACTTAACCATtcggttatatatatatatatatatatatatatatatatatatatatatatatatatatatatatatatatatatatatatgcgcGTAAGCCACACAAGTGTAACAAGAGCCACACAAGTGTAACAAGGAGAATGAGATACTTGCCTTCACAGTTGCAAATGTCATCTTATTGGAGTAAGTCCTTGTGTATCTACATGGCATTAAgttcataatttcattattttttctatatatattaagCATGGTTAGAAATAACTACATTCTTGGTTTGCATGGTATTGTTTGAAAATAACCTAAGTACGGTTATAATTATtgtaagaaaaaagaaagttataaaattataccCTGCAACTTGGCCATTTGAATTCCATGGCCTCCAATCATCAACAATTGAGTAGTTTAAAGATCTTATCCATTCTTGAGTTCCCAAGATAGGAACCGCCATGTCATGATCGCCACTGTTATTGGTCACaagaaatttgaattatatatagttaatttGTTGTATAAGCAATACAACAGCATAAAGAAGGAACATTAACTTGTATATTAATGAACGATATCCTTTTTTACTAAGATTTGCATGATATTCAACGCTGCTTGGAATCTCGAACTTGAAACCTTCATTATGATTACAACGAACCCATGTTCCTATACTTCCCTACAATGCATGCATTTGTAATTCTTATATAATGTAGTTAGCATGTGTAAAGGAAAACCAAAAGCAGTGAGTTATATGAACTGACCTTGCGGACATTAAGTGCAGTTTGAACATTCTCATCATTTGCCCAATAAGCCAAAAGGAGTAATGTATAAGTCTAATTAATAGTGGTAAAGAAGCAAACATCATTGCCAAATACATGGAAAGGAAATAGTAATTAGAGAACATCTATCTTTCATTTAAGGCATGAACATTACCGGACATGTCACGTCTAACACTTTGACATCAGTTTTCAAGAAATGCTTTTCAGAAAATTTCTTCATTAGGGATCTTCTCGAAAGAGATTCAGGTTGATCGAACACACACAACGGCTCCAAAATATTGTACTTATAAAGTCCTGATACAAGCTGTGGCAGTGGAATTGTTAAATTCGATACAATTTTCTAAGAgtttcaagaaaacaaaaatctagAAAATTAGATTCTCTTAGAACCAAAAGTAGGTAATAGATTACAATTATATAATTCTAGATAGTTCTAAAAGTTAAGAAAGcctaaatattttagaaaaaatgtaaaagtgaCTGATTCAgcatatataaaatagaaaatacatgaAAAGTACTATAAATTTCTAATCCATGATTTATGGGCTAGCTCTAATCCatctttgaaaaagtttttttaagagATCTTTTCGTGTGGGAAAAAAATCTCAACTTCCAAAGTTTCCTCTCAAGTAGGTTAGGATCAAAGTTAAAGTAAGTTTGACCCTACtacaaaacttaaattaattcttaaaaataatatcatttatgtatagatataaaattatatattttattagatagtgtaatatattataatttttaacacgAGTTATATGATCatcacacaaacacaaataaacaaaGGGTGAGCTAATAGAATAAATATCAAGCtatcaattaaaatcaaattactaatacataataacattataatGAGCACTATAACTCTCAACCATACTTTCCCTTAAAAGGAAACATGGCCACCTTATAAGCTCTACACAGGTTTGAGTTAAAGACAACTCGTGCCAATACTAACTATCTACACGATTGTATGTCATCTTTCATACTTCACCACACCATTCCTGTTTACCAAAACAAGACGATTGGAATAGTCCTCCATTGTAGTTCTGGACCTATCTCCCCTACTTCTTAAAGACATATGAGTAAAAACTTTTATATGGTTCCCATCAACACTATACTCAACATAAGCTAGAACCCTACAGTGAGACATCCATCTTGTTCTACCCCTTGAAAGAGGAGAGAGAAACACTCAAATATCAGTCCCTTCTACTACCTATCATGGATGAAGAGACTCATCTCTTTCATTGCCTCTTAAATATGAAGAGATTCACCTTTGGACAATCTCGTAAGAGCAAAGGTACAATAACAAATTAACGAAGTATGGCAAGAAGACATAGCAAACAACACCTTTTTCAACTTCACACAGCACAACCACATCATAACCAACATTCAGCCACACATAGTTTGGCATTTGCAGTTCATATAGCCATATATCCAACCCACAATCCAACAATATGACTTCACTCATCACCCATAGCATTCAAAGACCATTATACCGTAACTAAATCAATCTGGTAACATAACCAATAGGTCGGCTACATCCCAAAACACGCATAATAATACACCTAAACCGATTAATAATAATCCAAACACACACTCAACCAACAAAGCAACAATCTGAAACACACCTAAACAACACAACAATAGTTCGAAATCACACCTAAAGAATATAGTAACATACCGGACAACTCCAATTTACATGTCAATCTGCAGTATAGATcccatattttaaaataacacaCCGTAATCACATGTCTTATCCTCGCACACAaacaaccaaacaaaaacacacatattCACAATTTCACACTCGAAAACATGTTGTTTAGTATCTCATACAAAATTGTCCCTCACATAGTTGCATTCacaagataataattaaataaatgtcacaagataaaatcaacaaaaacatacaaaatagTCAACCATATACTAAATACACTCACTCTTTTTACTTACAACCACCAAGTCCACTAAAATAAAACCCTATGTAACTACTTATATGTAGATCTCACGTGATTCCCCTAATTCTCCATATTCTCATACCCATTTAATCCGACACTATACCAcaagttttcttttacttttctctcACACGAACCCATCACCATCTAacctatatattatattagtttaggaaaatatttttttaacaacttttttaataatttttttacaattactTATGTGGTAGTTCatgattgatccgtttcaaatatacgaactaataaaatagtgatacataatctattgtcaaaaagttgttaacatatcatggTCCATTATTTTATACACACACTTGCAttcatcaaaagaaaatattttttaacaacttttttttacaactcATTCATGGTGACTTGTAATTGGTCAGTTTCAAatacttttatgaaaataaattcaaacagaccaataaaataatgacacgtaacttaatttgaaaaaattattaacatatcaAAATCCTTCTATTAacctatatattatattattttatatacatttttatcaCACCACTTTACGTCACCACAATTTCATGCAAAATCAAAAAAACTCTACCTACCTTCCTCACTGACACTTTCCTATAGTGGCCCCACGGTGACTAACTAAAATGTTAAGCCCATACTTTTTCATGCTCACATGGGCAGACGTTGCGTGCCTATTATTAAAATTGTGCTCTTATACATCACTGTACTATAATTAAATGTACTacattgtattattattattgattcacttttatattattttatggttcagtttctaaaaactgaacttataataATTTCGATTAAGTTAATTGTAAGAATTGTAtctactttttttctcttctataaTTCTCGTTCAACTGCTTTGTCTTATCaagtaaatgttatttaataataaaatattaaaaaaaaaaaccgtttacataaaaaattaataattgattttttaagacaaaatttttatatcacaagttttaatatttttatcaataaacatatattactttttaaatagtattattttaagtaataaaaataaaatatattttttttaaaaaaatatatataaaaaaataatactttaaatatattatattctttaacatattattaaatacgtaaaaatatgttaaaaaaacttttaatgatattaaaatgtgtttaaacacacacacaaactaaaataactatttattttaaaaatcaacttactttaagataaatatcaataatattatttttaaatgatagtattttataaactaaaactaaaatatattttttaacgttaatttttattaaatgactatataatgaaatatcatgaaaaaaatagtaatgtagcaaaaatatttaatattataaaaatatcaaatgataaaaaaattaacaaacgtTTATTAAGAGTAACTTTTGTAGTATcatcatttattatattataataattaataaatattagtttaatttttacataataaaatataaatagtaaataattgattaataaaacaattttatgagacaacaaaataaatataaataaaaaattattttaaaataaaataagtagataaaaagataaaataaattatatacacatataaaatagaaaaatataaataaaaaattaaaaaaataaatataaaagtaaaataatattaatgagaaaataaatataaataaaaaaataaaaaaaaaataaaataaataaataaataaaataatttctatatacatataataatgatgataataaaagaaatataattaaaataaaaaataataatatcaaataattaaaaaattaatttgtaagacacttatgaataaaataaaataaatattaaaataaatttcaattaaaaagaatatgtatGGTTATACTATTCAGtttacaattcaatttaaaattaatatagttagtagttcagttcagtttatattatagtttaatacaatttagtacatttcagttttaataaaacaaagaattgtTTAGTCCAGTTTGTCTTAACTGTTTTACAATTCAGTTTagacaaattaaattttacttcaatacagattttaataatacaatacAATTTAATTCTATCTGTCCACCCCTACGCAACATGACCCACGTTTCAACACATATTTCCACCTAAAGCACAACTACCTATTTAAACAACCAATTAAATTTCCAGCCTGGACCATAATAAACCGTGACATCACCCATGCTACGCCAATTCTAACTTAAACCTATGATTCATGCAGACACCAATTGTTTACGAGATTCTTTTTATCTCGTATTcaatctttaattaataattaaatataatttttttccattacTTTTTAtggcatatttttattttcttatattatgatgtattaagttttttttgagaaaaataacgTTCATAATCATgcgaataatataataatatataatatcacatataaatattttaaataatactttagATATCAATATacaatatgtttaaatttttagcaattctaagagaaaaaataacttttaggATTTTGTTTCACTACTaagaattaattttcataaatttgcaTTTGGAAGTGTTAAATTTGACACAAACTTCTAGAAgttacaagaaaagaaaaatctaagaACAAAGAAATTATgctagaaataaaaataatagataaaacctaaaattataacaataaaataattacaaaagttaAGAAAATCTAAAATCATCTAGAAAATTGTAGAATTAGTGGTTTACTTAAGGTAAAGTCACTTATTGTAACAATATAAACTCCTCcacattattcattattttcaaaactatctTCTACAACTTATATTTACTATATTACTATTCACTAAACTAAACATNTCTAACATAGCAACTATCTTGTTTTACTCTTAAAATTCTAACGGAAATAATAGTTGACCTTATGatgttttattatttcactaaaaattctaggaaccaaaattttataagaaaagaaaggatataaaaaagagagaatgcATACCTTATTGAATGACTCCATATCTTTATAGCATAATACATTTTCGGAGTCCACATCGATGTAATTtcctttacaatttttttgcAGTGACTATTCATAAATTAAGAGAGTTCCTTagtctttgatttttatttattttttattgagtagaatccttaaaaatagaaattcatgatttaaaataaaattaaatcacctCATATAATTCATCAGAAATAAGTGCCATTCCATGAGCAAAAGGGATTGCATAGTTTCCTTCCCTTCTAGTTGTTCGTGGATTCCCCAAAAGGTATCCCTAAAGTAAAACATAGCTTCATTATCAGAAATCAAGTTTGATGCCACCTTTTactattaaaagataaataattttttcatttgttacATAATTCTATTTTTAGCTTTTGTTAACAATCTTATTTCTAGGTTTTTCATGTGGCATTCCACTATATTACCACAAAAAGTACCAAATTAAATAGGTCATCTATGGAACTTTGTTACTGTAAAAAGAGATAAGTTGttgagaacaaaataaataaataaatatatatatatatatatatatatatatatataatttgttttctttaaaaaaaattaaattagtactctttaaaaatattgatactGCTAAGGTTTGAAGATTCTTCATTACGTTTAAGTGATTTGacatattgtattaaaaaaaagtgcatattaatttttcttaccatGCAAAGTTAATACTTGTTATCCCATACTTTTTCTCATTTGTTATCCTAATATATTCTaagaattgtttattttgatctCTAACTTGTTTCATTTCactaaattttcttattcaGGAAATCTTATAGAgtgagaaaaaaagttattttatttatttcccttttttttttcgtaattaCAAAAGTTCAAGATATagtatattcttttattaatatctaCATTATTGAGTCTTTATCAAACAAGCTTTGACTCATTGAACTTGGTCATTTTTGTGATaaccaaaactaaaattaaaacttattttccCTTTATTGTAATAAGTGACTATTAGAAATCTTCTATCATTAATCATGGAAATTTTAAGAAAGATATTTTATGTTGTGAAcgtatttcaatattttaatatctttgtCTATTagtatattttcaaaacaatgttatactaaaattaatgtttaattatgacatgaaatattagtttattaaaaaatatttaacaaatatttttgagaaaattgatTGAAATGAACAATAATGAATCtgtttctaattaaatttatgaatttgaaaacattGTTGATGACATAAAAGTGAAAGGAAGTAACATACTAACTTTATATAATGAAAGTGTTTTCTTTGTAAacttattcttaatattttatatcttgttATTGTtgattatgaataaaaatttttgttttgtttaatacTAGTTTGAATCTACATTTTAGTTATCTTTTTCTAGTTCTATCATAtttgaaataaacttttaatttttctcataatactataataaattattaaataaaaattaattttacataaagaAATAATTGTTCACTATATTAACTTagatactattttataaattaaaaatagttt
This DNA window, taken from Vigna radiata var. radiata cultivar VC1973A chromosome 5, Vradiata_ver6, whole genome shotgun sequence, encodes the following:
- the LOC106760774 gene encoding serine carboxypeptidase-like 13, yielding MGKLNSIVISSDLVQRGILLFLLLLLYYSIEAASCASRVKFLPGFEGPLPFVLETGYVGVGESEDVQTFYYFIQSDNNPKEDPLLLWLTGGHGCSSLTALLLEIGPIAIKQEEYNGGPPNLILTNQSWNKVSSIIYADLPVSTGFSYARTELAAQRSDTLFVDQAHEFLRKWLIDHPKFLSNEVYIAGDSYSGIPVPAIVLEIAQANEEGFQPRINIQGYLLGNPRTTRREGNYAIPFAHGMALISDELYESLQKNCKGNYIDVDSENVLCYKDMESFNKLVSGLYKYNILEPLCVFDQPESLSRRSLMKKFSEKHFLKTDVKVLDVTCPTYTLLLLAYWANDENVQTALNVRKGSIGTWVRCNHNEGFKFEIPSSVEYHANLSKKGYRSLIYNGDHDMAVPILGTQEWIRSLNYSIVDDWRPWNSNGQVAGYTRTYSNKMTFATVKGAGHRAPIDKSGECFDMYSRWISKKAL